In Vicugna pacos chromosome 1, VicPac4, whole genome shotgun sequence, a single window of DNA contains:
- the C1H3orf33 gene encoding protein C3orf33 homolog isoform X2, with amino-acid sequence MAIAGVTLLLRSVRLTSKFTSSSDIPVEFIRRNVKLRGRLRRITENGLEIEHIPITVPIISSWRKEPCGFLLVKLAGVELTETGKVWLQKELKPSQVLWFQLLGKENSALFCYLLVNKGRYFSVSLNEEILRRGLGKTVLVNGLNYDSKIYWRIHRNLLKAELTAVKKGEGIWKEESEKESYFEKFKGSWREIWKKDSYLKKTGSDFNLKKESYYDKLRRTYETWKENMNNYSLILTFRELMSRIHFRRKG; translated from the exons ACATCAAAATTCACAAGTTCTTCAGATATTCCAGTAGAGTTTATAAGAAGAAATGTTAAACTACGAGGACGACTTCGCCGCATAACCGAGAATGGTTTGGAAATTGAACATATTCCCATTACTGTACCTATTATATCTTCATGGAGAA AAGAGCCATGTGGTTTCTTGCTGGTTAAGCTGGCGGGAGTAGAACTCACTGAAACTGGGAAGGTGTGGTTACAAAAAGAGCTAAAACCTTCCCAAGTACTATGGTTCCAACTTCTTGGAAAGGAGAATTCAGCACTCTTTTGCTACCTTTTAGTGAATAAG GGTAGATATTTTAGTGTGAGTCTGAATGAAGAAATTTTGAGAAGAGGCCTTGGCAAGACTGTTCTTGTTAACGGGCTAAATTATGATTCTAAAATCTATTGGAGAATTCACAGAAACTTACTTAAAGCTGAATTAACAGCTgtaaaaaaaggagaaggaatatggaaggaagaatctgaaaaagaaagttattttgaaaaattcaaagGCTCCTGGAgagaaatatggaaaaaagacagttacttaaaaaaaactggATCAGATTTCAACTTGAAGAAAGAAAGTTATTATGACAAGTTGAGAAGGACTTATGAAACGTGGAAGGAGAACATGAATAACTACTCCTTAATACTGACGTTCCGAGAACTCATGAGTCGCATACACTTCCGTAGAAAAGGGTGA